A stretch of Gymnodinialimonas phycosphaerae DNA encodes these proteins:
- the pbpC gene encoding penicillin-binding protein 1C, producing the protein MKAIATTLGLLLAALLVGALLWLDQWINETEIPPLTLETGVEVLDRDGDLLRAYTVENGRWRLPVSYDAVDPGYVEMLIAYEDRRFWTHPGVDLRAFARAAWQRVTTGRVVSGGSTLTMQVARLLEESGTGAWGGKIRQIRLALALERQLSKQEILTLYLHLAPFGGNIEGVRAATLTWFGTEPRRLTAAQSALLVALPQAPNSRRPDRFPEAAEIARNRVLSRAVTFTDLTEAQIAWARDEPIPTVRRNFPTLAAHLADRAVADRPTQGTHHLTVDADLQRQMERLATRAITDLGPQMSAAIMVMDHETGALLAAVGSPDYTDLTREGFVDMTQAIRSPGSTLKPLIYGLAFDSGLLHPQTLIQDRPISIAGYAPLNFDSVFRGEVSAAQALQMSLNIPAVTLLHEIGPHHMLAAMGRAGMDVSLPEGEEPGLAIALGGLGTTMEDLMALYAGIARGGIAAPLHWRDGDGQEGQRILSNTAAWYLGDILGDVVPPPNAPRIGLSYKTGTSYGHRDAWAFGFDGQHVVGIWMGRADGAAVPGAFGAALSAPLLFEAFSRIDEHTTPRRPPPPGALTLSNTQLPDTLRRFDPGADIAEANGPVITFPPEGAVLAYQPGLPLLARIAEGTPPFTWLWNEAPVATGWHDREIALETEVGFGELTVIDATGLAQRRTVEVAD; encoded by the coding sequence ATGAAGGCGATTGCGACAACGCTCGGCCTCCTTCTCGCGGCGCTTCTCGTTGGGGCGCTTCTGTGGCTGGACCAATGGATCAACGAGACAGAGATCCCGCCCCTCACGCTGGAAACCGGCGTTGAAGTGCTGGACCGTGACGGCGACCTGCTGCGCGCCTACACGGTCGAGAACGGACGCTGGCGTTTACCCGTATCCTACGACGCCGTTGATCCCGGCTATGTCGAGATGCTTATCGCCTATGAGGATCGCCGTTTCTGGACCCACCCGGGTGTGGACCTGCGGGCTTTTGCCCGCGCCGCCTGGCAGAGGGTGACAACCGGGCGGGTCGTCTCGGGCGGGTCGACCCTGACGATGCAGGTGGCGCGGCTGCTGGAGGAATCCGGCACGGGGGCCTGGGGCGGCAAGATCCGGCAGATCCGGCTGGCGCTGGCGTTGGAAAGGCAACTGTCGAAGCAGGAAATTCTGACGCTCTACCTCCACCTTGCGCCCTTTGGCGGCAATATCGAGGGCGTGCGCGCCGCGACGCTCACATGGTTCGGCACAGAACCGCGCCGCCTCACCGCCGCGCAGTCCGCCCTGCTTGTGGCCCTGCCACAGGCCCCCAACTCGCGCCGTCCCGACCGCTTTCCAGAGGCCGCCGAGATCGCCCGCAACCGCGTGCTGTCGCGCGCCGTCACCTTTACCGACCTAACCGAGGCGCAGATCGCCTGGGCCCGTGACGAACCGATCCCGACCGTCCGCCGCAACTTCCCTACCCTCGCCGCCCACCTCGCCGATCGCGCCGTGGCCGACCGCCCCACCCAAGGCACCCATCACCTGACCGTCGACGCCGATCTGCAAAGGCAAATGGAACGCCTTGCCACCCGCGCAATCACTGACCTCGGCCCGCAAATGTCCGCGGCGATCATGGTGATGGACCATGAAACAGGCGCGCTTCTGGCCGCCGTCGGGTCGCCCGACTACACCGATCTGACGCGTGAGGGCTTCGTAGATATGACCCAGGCCATCCGCTCGCCCGGATCAACCTTGAAACCACTGATCTACGGTCTCGCCTTCGACAGCGGTCTGCTGCATCCGCAGACCTTGATCCAGGATCGCCCGATTTCCATCGCAGGCTACGCGCCGCTGAATTTCGACTCGGTCTTTCGAGGGGAAGTCTCGGCGGCGCAGGCGCTGCAAATGTCACTGAACATCCCCGCCGTGACGCTTCTCCATGAGATCGGCCCGCACCACATGCTTGCGGCCATGGGCCGCGCCGGGATGGATGTGAGCCTGCCGGAAGGTGAAGAGCCCGGCCTTGCGATTGCGCTGGGGGGACTGGGGACGACGATGGAGGACCTGATGGCGCTCTATGCGGGAATTGCACGCGGTGGCATCGCCGCACCGCTGCACTGGCGCGACGGCGACGGGCAGGAGGGGCAGCGCATCCTGTCGAACACCGCCGCGTGGTATCTGGGGGACATCCTGGGGGACGTCGTGCCCCCACCCAATGCCCCCCGCATCGGGCTCAGCTACAAGACCGGCACCAGCTACGGGCACCGCGACGCGTGGGCATTCGGGTTTGACGGGCAGCATGTCGTCGGCATCTGGATGGGCCGTGCCGATGGCGCGGCGGTACCGGGTGCCTTCGGGGCAGCGCTTTCGGCCCCGCTGCTGTTCGAGGCGTTCTCTCGCATCGATGAGCACACCACACCCCGCCGCCCGCCGCCGCCCGGCGCGCTGACCCTGTCGAACACGCAGCTGCCCGACACTCTACGCCGGTTCGATCCGGGCGCGGATATCGCCGAGGCAAATGGCCCTGTGATCACCTTCCCGCCGGAAGGGGCCGTGCTGGCCTATCAACCGGGCTTGCCGCTGCTGGCCCGCATAGCGGAGGGAACGCCGCCCTTCACGTGGCTCTGGAACGAAGCGCCCGTCGCGACCGGATGGCACGACCGCGAAATCGCGCTGGAGACCGAGGTGGGATTCGGAGAGCTGACAGTGATCGACGCGACGGGCCTGGCCCAACGCCGCACCGTCGAGGTTGCGGACTGA
- a CDS encoding alpha-2-macroglobulin family protein: MTRTLAVAVCFFVFLGLPLHAQDLLPERTTLIIRDTDLPGNDLRPIFDTTLADCNAACRVDPDCTAFTFNSVNNSCFPKTAAADGIAYSGALSGILRDTPDAAHALAARRYGDLGFLQASDFSSALAQANTLGLTHYAGLFDPDDWRRSARSAFADGNILGAMRRMGAAITVEDRGTDWTAYATYLLAIEPENRSEGQRFESRALLAAVNATLRTEGEELANALDVLAEALERRGRGRDTIPALRLALTQAATPDREEALDRVLGLYGFRVTDTRVDVEADFPRICAIFSEPLAAGGVIYDDFLQTTLSDVAVEADGRQLCLSGVRHGQRYEFTLRAGLPAASGEVLHAPVTLRQYVRDRAPSVRFAGRAYILPASAGGTIPLVGVNTDLVDLRLFHVADRNILRTLQEQYFGRPLAEWQVDQFAEEIGEAVWQGEAEVASEVNRGITTRVPIGEVLQDRAPGLYALEARVGGAGTSEGGATQWFLVSDLGLTSISGADGVHVLVRSLATTEAHAGVTVDLISESNHVLATSETDSDGYAYFPAAIAAGEQGAAPALLTARRGDTDLAFLSLRDAEFDLSDRGVEGRAPAGPIDVFLTTDRGIYRAGDTIHMTALARDPQVQAISDLPLTAILTRPDGVEFTRHLLDEAGAGGFVASLPLTADVPRGTWRLAIHADPDARPLREVRLLVEDFLPERLDLTIDLPADTFGSGASPITDFRADYLFGAPASGLNITGRMALTPIRTLPDHPGYQFGRYDALPDPQFASFGPIETDAQGHAALTLEFPQFEGVDHPGQLALTAEITEGSGRPVERRETVTIVPFSAVIGIRPLFDSTLPEGVEAPFHLITTGAEPMPVRWTLNRVEQRYQWYRQNGNWTWEPVTTRQQIALGETVLTTDPTELDLPVEWGSFELRVESDSGGFAVSSVGFSAGWYGAEDGTDTPDALEVSLDAEAYRPGDTATLRIVPRTGGLALVQVVTDRLIDQQIVQLGDDPTDITLPVTGEWGAGAYVTATLIRPLDTESSPVPTRAIGIAHAAVDPGDRALQATLEVAETMRPRGPMDVALRVDGALPGEVVHATIAAVDLGILNLTSFDSPDPQGHYFGQRRLGMAFRDIYGRLIDSRDGAEGRIRQGGDAGAGLRMQADPTSEDLVALFSGPLTVGDDGTARATFDMPAFNGTIRVMATAWSDTGVGQAEADVIVRDPVVITASAPRFLAPSDAASLLLEITHTEGPTGEMPLAISATPEIQIFGQIIPAITLAEGEATRVTIPFIAADRTGTAELSVTLTTPDGTDILQTLTVPVQANDPEVTETTRLTLAPGESFTVDSAVFTGFHPEGVRAILSAGPLARYDVAGLLQRLDRYPYGCSEQTASRAMPLLYLSSVAQALDLGTADDLNTRIEGAIASVLTNQAANGGFGLWQASSGDLWLDAYVTDFLSRARAEGHSVPDIPFQSALDNLANAVASHPDFENGGEGLAYALMVLAREGQASMGDLRYYADVKVTDFATPLALGQLGAALAMYGDQPRADAMFIAGFARLTLPGLSEDTRSWRVDYGSRQRDAAGLIALATNAGSLAVNMPASVVDIAPSVADASTQEAVWALLAAHALIDNPSAEGLLLDGAPIVGPMVQVLDDAPTQTRVIENTGTRDEVVTLTRFGRPDGPTEAYGNGYRIEREYLTLDGAPVDPAQVTQGTRLVTILTVINTGAPDGRLMVNDPLPAGFEIDNPNLLQSGDVRAFDGVDVGASPVMSEFRAERFLSAVDMRYGVDRVRLGYIVRAVSPGEFHHPAASVEDMYRPTYRAQTASGRISVLEE, translated from the coding sequence ATGACGCGCACGTTGGCGGTTGCTGTCTGCTTTTTCGTTTTCCTCGGGCTGCCCCTGCACGCGCAGGATCTGCTGCCCGAACGGACGACCCTCATCATCCGCGACACCGATCTTCCCGGCAACGATCTGCGTCCGATCTTCGATACCACGCTGGCCGATTGCAACGCCGCCTGCCGCGTCGATCCCGACTGTACGGCTTTTACCTTCAACAGCGTCAACAACAGCTGTTTCCCCAAGACCGCCGCCGCAGATGGCATCGCCTACAGCGGCGCGCTATCGGGGATCTTGCGTGACACGCCGGACGCCGCCCATGCGCTGGCAGCCCGGCGTTACGGGGACCTGGGGTTCTTGCAGGCGTCCGATTTCTCCAGCGCCCTGGCCCAGGCCAACACCTTGGGCCTTACCCACTACGCGGGCCTCTTTGACCCCGATGATTGGCGCCGCAGCGCCCGCAGCGCGTTTGCGGACGGCAATATCCTTGGCGCCATGCGTCGGATGGGCGCCGCCATCACGGTCGAGGATCGGGGCACCGATTGGACCGCCTACGCGACCTATCTTCTGGCGATCGAGCCCGAGAACCGCTCGGAGGGACAACGTTTCGAAAGCCGCGCCTTGCTCGCCGCCGTGAACGCCACCCTGCGAACCGAGGGGGAAGAGCTGGCCAATGCGCTGGATGTTCTGGCTGAAGCGTTGGAGAGGCGCGGGCGCGGACGGGACACGATCCCCGCGTTGCGTCTTGCCTTGACCCAGGCCGCCACCCCAGACCGGGAAGAGGCGCTTGACCGGGTCCTTGGCCTTTACGGATTCCGCGTCACCGACACCCGTGTAGATGTGGAAGCCGATTTTCCGCGCATCTGCGCCATTTTCTCGGAACCTCTCGCGGCAGGTGGCGTGATCTATGACGACTTCCTGCAAACGACCTTGTCCGATGTGGCGGTGGAGGCCGATGGCCGCCAGCTTTGCCTTTCCGGGGTCCGCCATGGTCAACGCTATGAATTCACCCTGCGCGCTGGCCTTCCCGCTGCCTCGGGCGAGGTGCTGCACGCCCCCGTGACCTTGCGCCAATACGTCCGCGACCGCGCGCCCTCGGTCCGGTTTGCCGGGCGCGCTTATATCCTTCCGGCGTCCGCAGGCGGCACTATTCCGCTGGTTGGGGTCAATACGGACCTTGTGGATCTTCGCCTCTTCCATGTTGCCGACCGCAACATCCTGCGCACCTTGCAAGAGCAATACTTCGGCAGGCCCTTGGCCGAATGGCAGGTGGATCAATTCGCCGAGGAAATCGGCGAAGCCGTCTGGCAAGGAGAGGCCGAGGTCGCGTCCGAGGTCAACCGGGGCATCACCACCCGTGTCCCGATTGGCGAGGTTCTGCAAGACCGCGCGCCCGGTCTTTATGCGCTGGAGGCCCGCGTTGGCGGCGCTGGCACGTCTGAAGGCGGCGCAACGCAGTGGTTCCTTGTCAGTGATCTGGGCCTCACGTCGATCAGCGGTGCAGATGGCGTCCATGTGCTGGTGCGGTCCTTGGCCACGACAGAGGCACACGCAGGCGTCACCGTTGACCTGATCTCTGAATCCAATCACGTTCTGGCCACGTCAGAGACGGACTCCGATGGCTACGCATATTTCCCCGCCGCGATCGCGGCGGGCGAACAGGGGGCCGCCCCCGCCCTTCTGACCGCGCGCAGGGGCGACACGGATCTGGCCTTTCTGTCCCTGCGCGATGCGGAATTCGACCTGTCTGACAGGGGGGTCGAGGGCCGCGCGCCAGCCGGCCCCATCGACGTCTTCCTTACCACCGACCGGGGCATCTACCGCGCGGGCGACACGATCCACATGACGGCGCTGGCCCGTGATCCCCAAGTGCAAGCGATCTCTGATCTGCCCCTGACCGCCATCCTGACCCGCCCCGATGGCGTCGAATTCACCCGGCATTTGCTGGACGAAGCAGGCGCAGGCGGCTTCGTCGCGTCCCTCCCCCTGACCGCCGATGTCCCGCGTGGCACATGGCGGCTGGCGATCCACGCCGACCCGGACGCCCGCCCCCTGCGCGAGGTGCGATTGCTGGTCGAGGACTTCCTGCCGGAGCGTCTGGACCTTACCATCGATCTGCCCGCCGACACCTTCGGCAGCGGCGCCAGCCCCATCACCGATTTCCGCGCCGATTACCTCTTCGGTGCCCCCGCATCCGGCTTGAACATCACCGGTCGCATGGCGCTTACCCCGATCCGCACGTTGCCGGATCATCCCGGCTACCAATTCGGTCGCTACGATGCCCTGCCCGACCCCCAATTCGCCAGCTTCGGTCCGATTGAGACCGATGCGCAGGGCCATGCCGCGCTGACGCTGGAGTTTCCCCAATTCGAGGGCGTCGATCATCCCGGCCAACTTGCCCTCACCGCCGAGATCACCGAAGGCTCGGGCCGCCCGGTGGAGCGACGTGAAACCGTCACCATTGTTCCCTTCAGCGCCGTCATCGGTATCCGTCCGCTGTTCGATAGCACCCTGCCTGAGGGCGTCGAAGCACCCTTCCACCTGATCACCACAGGCGCGGAGCCGATGCCCGTGCGCTGGACCCTGAACCGGGTTGAGCAGCGCTACCAATGGTATCGCCAGAACGGCAACTGGACGTGGGAACCGGTAACAACCCGCCAGCAGATCGCGCTTGGCGAGACTGTCCTGACGACTGACCCGACCGAATTGGACCTGCCCGTCGAATGGGGCAGCTTTGAGCTACGCGTCGAAAGCGACTCGGGCGGCTTTGCGGTCTCTTCCGTTGGCTTCAGCGCTGGCTGGTATGGCGCGGAAGACGGAACCGATACGCCAGATGCGTTGGAGGTCTCTCTCGATGCAGAGGCCTACCGCCCCGGCGACACAGCCACCCTGCGGATCGTACCCCGCACCGGCGGCCTTGCGCTGGTGCAGGTCGTCACCGACCGGCTGATCGATCAGCAGATCGTGCAGCTTGGCGACGACCCCACCGATATCACCCTGCCCGTCACCGGCGAATGGGGCGCGGGCGCTTACGTCACCGCGACCCTGATCCGCCCGTTAGACACTGAGTCCAGCCCCGTGCCGACCCGCGCCATCGGCATAGCCCATGCCGCTGTCGATCCCGGTGACCGTGCCCTGCAAGCCACCCTTGAGGTGGCCGAGACGATGCGTCCCCGTGGCCCGATGGACGTCGCCCTGCGCGTTGACGGCGCGCTTCCCGGCGAGGTGGTCCATGCCACCATCGCCGCCGTTGACCTCGGCATCCTCAACCTCACCAGTTTCGACAGCCCTGACCCGCAAGGCCACTACTTCGGTCAGCGCAGACTCGGCATGGCGTTCCGCGATATCTATGGCCGCCTGATCGACAGCCGAGACGGTGCCGAAGGCCGCATCCGCCAGGGCGGCGACGCGGGCGCGGGGCTGCGAATGCAGGCAGATCCCACGTCCGAGGATCTTGTCGCGCTCTTCTCTGGGCCGCTGACGGTGGGCGACGATGGCACGGCCCGCGCTACCTTCGACATGCCCGCGTTCAACGGCACGATCCGTGTCATGGCCACCGCCTGGTCTGATACCGGTGTCGGCCAGGCCGAGGCCGATGTGATCGTCCGCGACCCGGTCGTCATCACTGCCAGCGCGCCCCGTTTCCTTGCCCCCAGCGATGCGGCCTCCCTGCTGCTGGAGATCACGCACACCGAAGGCCCCACCGGAGAGATGCCCCTGGCGATCTCTGCCACGCCAGAAATCCAGATCTTTGGTCAGATCATCCCTGCAATCACTCTGGCAGAGGGAGAGGCCACCCGTGTCACGATCCCCTTCATTGCGGCAGATCGCACGGGCACGGCGGAACTTTCTGTCACCCTGACAACGCCCGACGGCACCGACATCCTCCAGACCCTCACCGTGCCTGTTCAAGCCAATGACCCCGAGGTGACAGAGACCACGCGCCTCACCCTCGCGCCTGGCGAAAGCTTCACCGTCGACAGCGCGGTTTTCACCGGCTTCCACCCGGAAGGTGTGCGCGCGATCCTGTCTGCCGGGCCATTGGCGCGCTACGATGTGGCGGGGCTGCTACAGCGGCTGGACCGCTACCCCTATGGCTGTTCCGAGCAGACGGCGAGCCGTGCGATGCCGCTGCTGTACCTTTCCTCCGTCGCGCAAGCGCTGGACCTCGGCACCGCCGATGACCTCAATACCCGTATCGAAGGGGCCATCGCCTCGGTCCTGACAAATCAGGCCGCGAATGGGGGCTTTGGCCTCTGGCAGGCGTCGTCAGGCGACCTGTGGCTCGATGCTTACGTGACCGATTTCCTCTCCCGCGCGCGGGCAGAGGGGCATTCCGTGCCCGACATCCCGTTCCAGAGCGCGCTGGACAACCTCGCCAATGCCGTCGCGTCCCATCCCGATTTCGAGAACGGCGGCGAAGGCCTCGCCTATGCGCTGATGGTTCTGGCCCGCGAAGGGCAGGCCAGCATGGGCGATTTGCGCTACTACGCCGACGTCAAGGTGACGGATTTCGCAACACCCTTGGCGCTTGGGCAATTGGGCGCTGCCTTGGCGATGTATGGCGACCAGCCCCGCGCCGACGCGATGTTCATCGCGGGCTTCGCGCGCCTGACCCTGCCGGGCCTGTCCGAGGATACCCGCAGCTGGCGCGTCGACTACGGTAGCCGACAGCGCGACGCGGCGGGGTTGATCGCCTTGGCGACCAATGCCGGGTCCCTTGCGGTCAACATGCCCGCCTCCGTCGTGGACATAGCGCCCTCGGTCGCGGATGCCTCTACCCAAGAAGCCGTCTGGGCGCTGCTCGCGGCCCACGCCCTTATCGACAACCCATCGGCCGAGGGGTTGTTGCTGGATGGCGCGCCGATTGTCGGGCCGATGGTTCAGGTGCTCGACGATGCGCCGACCCAGACCCGCGTGATCGAGAATACCGGCACGCGCGATGAGGTTGTCACCCTCACCCGTTTTGGCCGCCCCGATGGTCCGACAGAAGCCTACGGCAACGGCTACCGGATCGAGCGGGAATACCTGACGCTGGACGGCGCGCCCGTCGATCCGGCGCAGGTCACCCAGGGCACTCGGCTGGTCACGATCCTCACGGTCATCAACACCGGCGCGCCGGACGGACGGCTGATGGTGAACGACCCGCTTCCTGCGGGCTTCGAGATCGACAACCCCAACCTGCTGCAATCGGGCGATGTCCGTGCCTTCGACGGGGTGGACGTGGGCGCCTCCCCCGTGATGTCCGAGTTCCGGGCCGAACGGTTCCTTTCTGCCGTCGACATGCGCTACGGCGTGGATCGTGTCCGTCTAGGCTACATCGTGCGGGCCGTATCACCGGGTGAATTCCACCACCCCGCCGCGTCGGTCGAAGATATGTACCGCCCCACCTATCGCGCGCAGACTGCCTCTGGCCGGATAAGCGTTTTGGAAGAATGA
- a CDS encoding ATP-binding protein, giving the protein MAAININDRLAQERRARLQAEQLLALRSEDLYSANRKLAEHATALSTQVIEQREENELLKGRTDKTEAQLEVATERAVTAQRRLWDALTATEDGFSIFDRDWRLVAANPAYFRIFDGVADVTEGATYESILRVCVEEGIVDLQGQDPEDWVDQMIARWELDPIPNVDIKLWNGAYIRLNDKQTPQGDFVSLGVDITPNIRRERELSEARDEALSASRAKSAFLANMSHEIRTPMNGVVSMAELLRDTVLDEEQQMYADTIRNSGEALLVIINDVLDFSKIEAGKLELHEESFDLNATVREIFRLLQPGIASKDLELRLDYDIFLPPRVIGDRGRIRQILTNLIGNAVKFTEAGHVTVHVLASPTQDGSEDVAVSIIVEDTGVGIAPEKHDHVFGEFNQVEDEANRHHDGTGLGLAITKRLIGMMKGEMWLESKVGRGSAFGFKIPMKLDPEVGSIPVAGLPADKSRVLVIGHGAGREEQLFDALGRLHADTTQIRRVPKARDLEEVTAVVLCDLSMDVAQIAAVLDTAGFTGARLSSLGPEELPGGFAVCAFDQGLVALRAQLLSAPSEALVPPPPIEPDAVPETKPRLLAAEDNKTNQLVFKAMIKGIDLNLELANNGLELVEAYKREQPDLVMTDISMPEMDGLEAAAAIRAYEAEQGLTPVTIIAMTAHAVEGDRERILAAGLDDYVTKPLKKALIHEKIAGALDL; this is encoded by the coding sequence ATGGCAGCGATAAACATCAACGACCGGTTGGCGCAGGAGCGGCGGGCCCGCCTTCAGGCGGAGCAGCTGCTTGCCCTGCGGTCCGAGGATTTGTATTCCGCCAACCGGAAATTGGCAGAACATGCGACGGCGCTTTCCACCCAAGTCATTGAACAAAGGGAGGAAAATGAACTTCTCAAAGGGCGCACCGACAAGACGGAAGCGCAGTTGGAAGTCGCAACAGAACGCGCGGTCACGGCGCAGCGGCGGCTTTGGGACGCGCTGACTGCCACGGAAGACGGCTTCTCCATCTTCGACCGCGATTGGCGGCTGGTCGCCGCGAATCCCGCATATTTCCGTATTTTCGACGGGGTAGCCGACGTGACCGAAGGCGCGACCTACGAGTCGATTCTGCGCGTCTGTGTCGAGGAAGGTATCGTGGACCTGCAAGGCCAGGACCCGGAGGATTGGGTCGATCAGATGATCGCCCGCTGGGAGTTGGACCCAATCCCCAACGTCGATATCAAGTTGTGGAACGGCGCCTATATCCGGCTGAATGACAAACAGACCCCGCAGGGCGATTTTGTCTCTCTTGGGGTCGATATCACCCCCAACATCCGCCGCGAGAGAGAGCTTTCGGAGGCGCGCGATGAAGCCCTGTCCGCCAGCCGCGCGAAGTCCGCCTTCCTTGCCAACATGAGCCATGAGATCAGGACACCGATGAACGGCGTCGTTTCCATGGCCGAGTTGTTGCGCGACACGGTCCTGGACGAAGAACAACAGATGTACGCCGATACGATCCGCAATTCGGGTGAGGCGCTGTTGGTGATCATCAACGACGTGCTCGACTTCTCGAAGATCGAGGCCGGCAAGTTGGAGCTGCACGAGGAATCCTTCGACCTGAATGCGACGGTCCGAGAGATCTTCCGCCTGTTGCAGCCCGGCATCGCGTCCAAGGATCTGGAGCTTCGGTTGGATTACGACATCTTCCTGCCCCCGCGTGTGATCGGGGATCGCGGGCGGATCAGGCAGATCCTGACGAACCTGATCGGTAACGCCGTGAAGTTCACCGAAGCGGGCCATGTGACGGTTCACGTGCTGGCAAGCCCCACCCAGGATGGCAGCGAAGATGTTGCCGTCTCGATCATTGTCGAAGACACCGGTGTCGGCATCGCGCCGGAAAAGCACGATCACGTCTTCGGGGAATTCAACCAGGTGGAGGACGAAGCCAACCGCCACCACGACGGGACCGGGCTGGGGCTGGCGATCACCAAGCGGCTGATCGGTATGATGAAAGGCGAGATGTGGCTTGAATCAAAGGTGGGCCGGGGCTCCGCCTTTGGGTTCAAGATCCCCATGAAGCTTGATCCGGAGGTGGGCTCCATCCCGGTGGCTGGACTGCCTGCGGACAAGTCGCGGGTGTTGGTGATCGGCCATGGGGCTGGCCGGGAAGAGCAGTTGTTTGACGCGCTCGGGCGGCTGCATGCGGATACCACGCAGATCCGTCGCGTCCCAAAAGCCCGCGACCTGGAAGAGGTAACGGCCGTCGTCTTGTGCGATCTTTCTATGGATGTCGCCCAGATCGCGGCGGTGCTGGATACTGCGGGCTTCACCGGTGCGCGGCTCAGCAGTCTTGGCCCGGAGGAACTGCCGGGGGGCTTCGCGGTTTGCGCCTTTGACCAAGGCCTTGTGGCGTTGCGCGCCCAACTTCTGTCTGCGCCATCGGAGGCGCTCGTCCCACCGCCGCCGATTGAGCCTGATGCCGTTCCCGAAACAAAGCCGCGCCTTTTGGCGGCGGAGGACAACAAGACCAATCAACTGGTGTTTAAAGCGATGATCAAAGGGATCGATCTGAACCTTGAGCTTGCCAACAACGGCCTTGAGTTGGTGGAGGCCTACAAGAGGGAACAGCCGGATCTGGTCATGACCGATATCTCCATGCCCGAGATGGACGGGCTGGAGGCCGCCGCCGCAATCAGAGCCTATGAGGCGGAACAGGGTCTGACCCCGGTCACGATTATCGCCATGACCGCCCACGCGGTGGAGGGCGACCGAGAGCGTATTCTTGCCGCCGGCCTTGACGATTACGTCACGAAACCGCTGAAAAAGGCCCTGATCCACGAAAAGATCGCGGGCGCACTTGATCTATAG